ATTCGACGGCAACATTAAGCATTTGAGCGACCAGCCGCCGGTGTCATCCAGGAAGTACTTCTACCGGGTGGAGAACACAGTCACGCCAAAAGCGGACAATCCTATCGTGTGCGTTAAGCCAGTGACGGGCCGAATCCATGGGTACGCACGGCTCTTTATATCGCAGTGCTTTGCAAAGGGTTGCGCTGATCGTCTGCAGGTCCTGTCGACGGACTTCATCGATGAGGATTTTGTCGATGCATGTGTCGGGGTCACACATGCCAGGATCGAAGGGAAAGCATGAAATTCGCAGAATTTTCTCGCTGTATATGCTGTGTGTAAATGTCACGGTCCTTGTATTGAGCTTGAGATCTCCTTCCTGCTGCCAAATCATACATCAGAGGTGACAGTTTTTTATTTGGGGTCAGATGGTGTGTAAGATTTGTATGGTCTTGAGTTGATGTATTTGTTTGTTCGTGGTTTATTGTGTACAAAGAGTTGTCGGTGTAATCAATTATGGCATGAGATAAAAAAGCAATAGTACTCTCTGGATATTGTTGGATTCTGGAGGAAACTTCCTACTTTCTTTCAATGTAGGACATTAGAGCTTGAAAGAGCAACATGCAAATCACATCCATCCAATTGGCATCAGATAAAGTTACAAAAGTACTACAAGACAAACGACTTTCAAGTGGGGTGACAGGCCAAAATGCAAATCTTTTATAACATGGCTTCACTTTACAGATTTGGGGATGAAAGCAGAGTTTTAGAATAAGAATAGACATTCTCCAGTTTGGCTGATAATTATTTCCCCTTAAAGATGTTTAGCACACTTTTGGGTGTCAAGACCACATTTTTCCCAATACCTCCCCGTTTCTAAAAGTGGCCTCGCATTGATCTCTCATAACCCAAAATATGCGTACACGAGAGCTGAATAAATAAAGCATGATGAGACGAGGAGGATAAAACCTGGGCAGAAGTAATCTAATAAAATGGATGCCATATCAAAATTGAATCCTTACAATGACTCATCAAATTGTGAGAAAGAACTCATAAAGTCATACTAGCAAATTGCATTGGAAATGTATCTAGAAGTAGGCATCAATGGAAACTCAGATAGAAACAGCTAAGTGCATTCAGTTTCCTCCTTTGAGCCACAGGTCAAAAGGTTCTATCTTATCGGGACGCTCATGAGATGCAATAAGGTCCCTCAGTGCGAGTTTTTCTGCCAGGGATGCCAAGCATGGTATTTCTTCCAGCAGAATACGCATTGATGCTTGCATCAGATGTAGGTGCAAGTATGATGGCATGTATCCTGCTAAGAAATAGCGACAGAAGCCTTCTCTCTACAGAACTTTTGTTTCAGGACTCCCTCTAACCGCTGGAAGATGGATGAAAAAGCTCCTGCAACATGACAATGCAAAACTAAGTTACACCAAATGCCATAAGCTTTGAGAAGGTCCAGACGGACTCAATATCCTATATATTTAGCAGGCAAAATGGTAAGACATGTCAGACAATGTAGACCAGATATGAGTATGGAATCAActgtttgtttttatttatttttcctttaagaTGAGTCACATGACAGATCCTCTCTACCAAACCAATGTGAGCAGAGCAAGGCAAGAGCCTTAAAGATACTTAAGGATTCATCACCCAGGACAGGAAACAACTTGACAAAATCGTAGAGCAAAACCGGGCTGCCCAGAGTCGAGAAAAGATATCTGAAAACTAATGAGAGTAGGCCTTACGGATACAACTAGAAGCAGAAGCATCAATGTAGAGGTCGAGTCCATGAGAGCTTTTATTGGACGCTGCCTCCACATGAGCCGTTAATGGATTTACCATGAAGGGAGTACCAAATAAACTTACCTAATAAGCCCTTCAACGGCTCATGTGGTGGGCTAACATAAGCCGGGAGTACCTAATAAATTTACCATGAAGGAAGGCTTATCCTCATTCCGAAATGGCAGGAAAGTTCTATTTACTGAATGTTAATTAGGTAGTGCTctttcgaccacaaaaaaaaaaaagttaggtaTACTTCTCCAGGAATGAATGCTGGTTTTTTGAAGATACAGATAACCATAAAAAGTACACACTAAAGGAAATAACCCACAAATCAATCATCAACCCCTTCACAGAATTCCTTCACCAGTCATCATTGACAAAAAACACTGCACCTAATCCCCAGTGAGAACATCTACTACTATTGCTagttgcaaaaataaaattaattataagaACCTGATGATGAGCCATCTTTACGCTGCAATGATCCTTTTACTAGCAGGGTGCCAGGAATTTGCTGAAATACCTGCTTAGAAAATAGTATAGCACTATATCGTAAGAAATTAAGAAAGgcttgttttcacttattaaaaagacttttttttcaaGCATAGCATAGTATAGTGAGAGCTTTACCGTTATGCGGAAACTTAAGTCATTTGAAGGACAAGGCATACTGTCTGAGCCACTGGGTGGCTCTTCCTCACAATCGCCACCCAAAGATTCCTCAAGAGGCCCTACCTTATTCCTCAAAATTCCTTTTAGATGATCATTTGATGCAGTAATCTGTTCAAAATAAAAGGCCTAGATGTAAGGAAAAAATTGTGTACTGCTAACACGACAGTTTTTGGGAAGCTAAAACATACTCATAGTTACACCATAAAAAGCTTACATCGGCAGAAAATGAATGTACATTCAATTTACAGGATGCGCCAGTTTCATGGAAAAAGGATTCGACTGACTGCAAGACATGTATGGCACCAAACTGACGTTGAAGGCCCTAGAAAAACCAAAAGTTCCAGTATTACATCACAAAGGGAAAAATATCAGCAAAGAAAACGAATGCATCTAGAATGATATGAGTAAGAAATGGAAAGTGGTACTCCTTCAAGCTTTGGAATTGGGATATTATGCCCCGACCAGCATGCATAGTGAATTCAAAGTCGAGTCTTCACTTGATATTGGTTAACATAACAACTAAGCCAAGCTTGCAGCTCTTGAAACTATAGAATCTATCTAAGTATCTCAAACTTTTAAGAGCAAAAACCTAACCAACGGCGGCTATAACACATCTTTAATCTACCACAACAAATAAACAACCTATCCATACAGATATATAAAATCAGGGAAAGACTGAAATGCCATACATATAACCTAGAAACTGTAATGGCTTTGGTCACCACTAAGCAAAGGCAAAATCATAAAGCAGATAAAGCAGAAGGCATCTTTCTTGGCAGATTACAGAGAAAGTGCGAATCAAGTTTAAGTGGCTATGTGTTATCTCTTAGGTGGCAGAATGGTAGCTACAAATTCACATGACTGAAGATTCAAAATGACAAACTTACTACAACTGCGAGATAAAATTTACTGACACCTCAAGCATGAAAGACAGATTGCTTTTCTCAGCCACATAAGGTGATATCATCTGCCGGGCAGGAGGTACAAAAGACCAAGCAATTCCCCATCGACATGTTTGTCCCTGCACAAATTCAGTTGTCTTCACAATGGTGACCCCAACCTCTCGTAGCTTTGCAATTAGGGACTTGAGGTTTGATTTCCTACCGACCATTGAAGTATACCATCTAAACAAATGATAAATGACAATGTCATATGTATGCAAAGAACATATACGGATATAACAACAAgaagatgaaaacaaaaatataccGAAAAGACTGCTTCAGTCTAACACTATCCTCAATAATGCGTGTGATGAAAGCCTTCTCCCCACCCGGACAAACCATCTCTTGGGGAGTCCCACCACAAGAAGTTTTTGGGTTCAGACCTGCTTCCTCCATTGACTCGAAAAATGGAGgattgcacatgcagaagtcAAATGTCTCACCATCCCTAACCACACCAAATAGGATAGGTGGTCCTGAATAACTGTTTTCCTCAACTGCATCATCACGTCTAGAGGAAGGTACAGGCGCTGACTCACTACCTATGCTGTTGCTAGGATTTGTTTTGCTTCCATAGCATTGGAGATCCTCCTTAGAAGAATCTTCCCCAAGAACAGCATCCATACAGGTGTTGACCTTTCTAATTTCTATTAGGTCCGAAATTTGTGGATTAGTTTTAACATTTCGCTCTGCCCACTCTAATGCCACATCCATCATATCTACAAGcaagttgagaaatattatgATTTGGACATTTAAAGATATCTTCAAATCTAGATGTTGACAATTGACAATGAAACTAAGAAGCTCACCTGTCCCAACGAAGCTCCACCCCAAAAGAGATGCACCAAGAAGAGGATAAATGCAGTTTGCTCCAGTTCCTATGTCAAATCCCCTAATATTATCTGCGTTGTTATTAATCTTAGGAATAATCTCAGATGAAAGAAGGTCTTCAATCCAGTGAATGTAATTGGATCTGTTGGGCACTGTAGGGCAAAGTTGTCCATCAGGAATCCACCTAAATAACAATCACATGCACAATGACAaaaagataaacagtattagaaGCAGAGAAACAAACAATTACACCATATCAAAAACCAATCTTGACTAGAGTTCATCAACCCTATCCAGACAACACACTGACATACTTCATTCACTAATTAGACTGCAAGTTTCTTTTCACAGGGATTGGTAGAATAAGATCATTTTTGGCCTGGCATAATGAGAGTTAACCTACGATAAAGGAGGAATTAGCCAGGTTTGCAATCATTAAGGATATATAGGCACTCTCTAACCATGGAACCTCAAAATGCACATTCAAGTCCAAAGACAAATGCAATAACTATGCCCAAGTAGTTAGTGTATTACTGCAACTTTTAACTTCCCAAAGATCCAAAACAGGTGGAAGAGACGCTTCGCTAGAGCTATTCTTTGCCAAATTTTAATATACATAGGAGGAAGGCACAAAGTAAGCGACGCCAGCAGCAATGAACAACCAAGCTCTTTTTTCTCCTCTAAATGTGTCAAGTATATGGGTTGTCTGTCTTATACCGCCATGTTCTGTTTCCTACCATTCAAATGTTTGAAATCTTTCTTCCAAGTTTCCATTCCCGTGCATAAGTTGATAAGAACACGCCACTATAGAGCTGAGATTTCCCCTGTTCAGTGTCCCAACATAACCGATACTGAAAATCTCATATCACCCCAAACCAACTTGCAAAAGAGTTGTTGCTACTCGGACACAGAGCAACTCGGAAGTTATCATCGTGTATCATCGAAATTAGCTATTTGCATCTTGAGCCTCGTCAAATAGCACCTTCACCAGCTAACTTATCCATCAATTTTCATACTCACGCACCGAAGCGAACTCCTAGAAATATCACAAACGCGGACAAGAAAAGCATGAGCAGCCGGACCGCCACCACGATGGTCAGCCACGAACCAGCACGCCAAATGGAAATCTAACAAAAAGGGTCGTTCAAAGTTCGGATTTTGCTGGGGGAAACGGAGGGAGTACCAGTGGAGGCCGTGGTCGTGGAGGAGCAAGACCCGAGTGAGCTCGCGGGTGGCGTTGAAGTCGGTCCAGTCGATCCTGGGTCGGGCGTCGCGGCCGTAGGAGACGAAGGGGTTGAAGGAAGGGTAGAGGGAGGCGAGGAGGGCGAAGTCGGGCGGGTTCTCGGAGTACTTGTTCCTCGGGTGGATCGCGGGTCGGGGCTGCTGCTCCCTCCTCCGCTTCTTGTTCTTCATCGTCGTCGGCTGCCCCACCTTCGTGAGAAAATTCCTCCTCCCGGGTCCCTTCGGCTTCAAATCGCCGTCGCCGACGTCCTACTCCGCCACGAATCGAACGAGGATTTTGGGACCGCCTGCAAATGAAATACCGTCTCCTATTTCAAATGTAATAACGTGCCTTTTATGTCATGCGTGGTCAGGGcattgaaagagaaaatatgtTCTTGTTAAGCAGAATTAGCCGGTGCAAGAAGACCCACGAAGAGTCTGTCGTGGGTGTTCAGATCGGGTCGGGTTGGCCCGCAAATGAACTCTTTCGATCAGAAAACCCTTTGACCTCCGTCGGCACAATTAGGAGTGATCATGGTCTGAGTTAGGTCGACCCACCTCATAATTCTAGGATCAACCCGCACAATgatggttctcaatttttaggactgaTGACCGATCCTATTGAGCTTAGAATCGAGAACCGGACCAACTCAATGAGTTTGGTTCGATTCCAAAGTTAACCTAAGACCAATCAATAacttatttatttcattttttgtattatcTAAAAGGCAACCAAGGATCGAATCAATTAATATGTTTGGTTCGGTTTTAGGTTCAACCTGggacaatttataatttttgttttatttttttgtactccttgaaaaggCGAGTGAGGATCGGATTGACCCTATGGGGTGAGCGTCAAGTGTCGAGCATGGAGCAACAAGCTAGGCAAGCATCAA
This Eucalyptus grandis isolate ANBG69807.140 chromosome 7, ASM1654582v1, whole genome shotgun sequence DNA region includes the following protein-coding sequences:
- the LOC104453416 gene encoding U6 small nuclear RNA (adenine-(43)-N(6))-methyltransferase isoform X2; amino-acid sequence: MKNKKRRREQQPRPAIHPRNKYSENPPDFALLASLYPSFNPFVSYGRDARPRIDWTDFNATRELTRVLLLHDHGLHWWIPDGQLCPTVPNRSNYIHWIEDLLSSEIIPKINNNADNIRGFDIGTGANCIYPLLGASLLGWSFVGTDMMDVALEWAERNVKTNPQISDLIEIRKVNTCMDAVLGEDSSKEDLQCYGSKTNPSNSIGSESAPVPSSRRDDAVEENSYSGPPILFGVVRDGETFDFCMCNPPFFESMEEAGLNPKTSCGGTPQEMVCPGGEKAFITRIIEDSVRLKQSFRWYTSMVGRKSNLKSLIAKLREVGVTIVKTTEFVQGQTCRWGIAWSFVPPARQMISPYVAEKSNLSFMLEITASNDHLKGILRNKVGPLEESLGGDCEEEPPSGSDSMPCPSNDLSFRITVFQQIPGTLLVKGSLQRKDGSSSGAFSSIFQRLEGVLKQKFCREKASVAIS
- the LOC104453416 gene encoding U6 small nuclear RNA (adenine-(43)-N(6))-methyltransferase isoform X1, whose product is MKNKKRRREQQPRPAIHPRNKYSENPPDFALLASLYPSFNPFVSYGRDARPRIDWTDFNATRELTRVLLLHDHGLHWWIPDGQLCPTVPNRSNYIHWIEDLLSSEIIPKINNNADNIRGFDIGTGANCIYPLLGASLLGWSFVGTDMMDVALEWAERNVKTNPQISDLIEIRKVNTCMDAVLGEDSSKEDLQCYGSKTNPSNSIGSESAPVPSSRRDDAVEENSYSGPPILFGVVRDGETFDFCMCNPPFFESMEEAGLNPKTSCGGTPQEMVCPGGEKAFITRIIEDSVRLKQSFRWYTSMVGRKSNLKSLIAKLREVGVTIVKTTEFVQGQTCRWGIAWSFVPPARQMISPYVAEKSNLSFMLEGLQRQFGAIHVLQSVESFFHETGASCKLNVHSFSADITASNDHLKGILRNKVGPLEESLGGDCEEEPPSGSDSMPCPSNDLSFRITVFQQIPGTLLVKGSLQRKDGSSSGAFSSIFQRLEGVLKQKFCREKASVAIS